The Micromonospora sp. NBC_00421 genome contains a region encoding:
- a CDS encoding NAD-dependent epimerase/dehydratase family protein → MRIVIVGASGNVGTAVLRRLGREPGLDLVGVARRLPGPDAGAPYDGVRWHSCDIGAPDAVDTLTAIFARADAVVHLAWQIQPSHDQRTLHRTNVGGSRAVTEATVRAGVPALVYASSVGTYAPGPKDHPVSERWPATGVPGSSYSRDKAEVEAMLDTVEAAHPQLRVVRLRPGLIFQRDAGTEITRYFLGPLAPVRLLRHGRIPLVPANRRLRMQAVHADDVADAYARAVLGDARGAFNVAADPVLTPELVARHFKGWTVPVAAPVLRVAAALTWRFRLQPVDAGWVELGLNAPLMSSARAETELGWQPQVDAVTALKELFAGMARGAHTGGPPMSGAPDLPGRPAGLLRGRAPGQGNPY, encoded by the coding sequence ATGCGGATCGTGATCGTGGGGGCCAGTGGCAACGTGGGCACGGCGGTGCTGCGCCGGCTGGGCCGGGAGCCGGGGCTGGACCTGGTCGGCGTCGCCCGCCGACTGCCCGGCCCGGACGCCGGTGCGCCGTACGACGGGGTGCGGTGGCACTCCTGCGACATCGGGGCGCCGGACGCGGTCGACACGCTGACCGCGATCTTCGCGCGGGCCGACGCCGTCGTGCACCTGGCCTGGCAGATCCAGCCCAGCCACGACCAGCGCACCCTGCACAGGACCAACGTCGGCGGCAGCCGCGCGGTGACCGAGGCCACCGTGCGGGCCGGCGTCCCCGCCCTGGTGTACGCCTCGTCGGTCGGCACCTACGCGCCCGGCCCGAAGGACCACCCGGTCAGCGAGCGGTGGCCGGCGACCGGGGTGCCCGGTTCGTCGTACAGCCGGGACAAGGCCGAGGTCGAGGCGATGCTGGACACCGTCGAGGCAGCACATCCGCAGCTGCGGGTGGTCCGGCTGCGCCCCGGGTTGATCTTCCAGCGGGACGCGGGTACCGAGATCACCAGGTACTTCCTCGGGCCACTCGCCCCGGTGCGGCTGCTGCGCCACGGGCGGATTCCGCTCGTACCGGCCAACCGCCGGCTGCGGATGCAGGCGGTGCACGCCGACGACGTCGCCGACGCGTACGCCCGGGCGGTCCTCGGTGATGCGCGCGGCGCGTTCAACGTCGCCGCGGACCCGGTGCTGACCCCGGAGCTGGTGGCCCGGCACTTCAAGGGCTGGACGGTGCCGGTGGCCGCTCCGGTGCTACGTGTCGCCGCCGCGCTGACCTGGCGGTTCCGGCTCCAGCCGGTGGACGCGGGCTGGGTGGAACTGGGCCTCAACGCGCCGCTGATGTCCAGCGCTCGGGCCGAGACCGAACTCGGCTGGCAGCCGCAGGTCGACGCGGTGACCGCGCTGAAGGAGTTGTTCGCCGGGATGGCCCGCGGCGCGCACACCGGCGGTCCGCCGATGTCCGGTGCCCCCGACCTTCCCGGTCGTCCCGCCGGCCTGCTCCGGGGCCGCGCCCCCGGCCAGGGCAACCCCTACTGA
- a CDS encoding RICIN domain-containing protein codes for MFKVKWVTGVALLACSGALAACGDGTGTPTDAASASATPSGTVTPTGAVTPSGTAVPGEPVTPSATATTPPKPTAKPSATAGSAGSVLSGKREVTIVRVQSTESGVALDGGTLVEVDDDSGRQLFVPTPTGAGKYLIKSYGRRDNHPASDDPACWQVVNPANGGSLTVEGAACDSRKPAQLFTIASAGKGAYAISNNSAFLQFSPSRGLILEELGDAPLLSTFRLVDNGPARTPAGG; via the coding sequence ATGTTCAAGGTGAAGTGGGTTACCGGGGTGGCGTTGCTGGCATGCTCGGGCGCGTTGGCGGCCTGCGGGGACGGCACCGGGACGCCCACCGACGCCGCGTCGGCCAGCGCGACGCCGTCGGGCACCGTGACACCCACCGGTGCCGTGACGCCCAGCGGTACGGCAGTGCCCGGCGAGCCGGTGACCCCCTCGGCGACGGCCACGACACCCCCCAAGCCCACCGCGAAGCCGTCGGCCACGGCCGGTTCCGCCGGGTCCGTGCTGTCCGGCAAGCGGGAGGTGACCATCGTCCGGGTGCAGTCGACGGAGTCCGGGGTGGCGCTGGACGGCGGCACCCTCGTCGAGGTCGACGACGACAGCGGACGCCAACTGTTCGTGCCGACGCCGACCGGTGCCGGCAAATACCTGATCAAGTCGTACGGCAGGCGCGACAACCACCCCGCCAGCGACGACCCCGCCTGCTGGCAGGTGGTCAACCCGGCCAACGGCGGGTCGCTCACCGTCGAGGGGGCGGCCTGCGACTCCCGCAAGCCGGCCCAGCTCTTCACCATCGCGAGCGCGGGCAAGGGCGCGTACGCGATCAGCAACAACTCGGCGTTCCTCCAGTTCTCGCCGAGCCGTGGCCTGATCCTGGAAGAGCTGGGGGACGCACCCCTGCTGAGCACGTTCCGCCTGGTCGACAACGGTCCGGCCCGTACCCCGGCGGGCGGCTGA
- a CDS encoding EAL domain-containing protein — protein MDLDDILALAETGRPSPLELARARRVARAAQGHYDSAVADGYRIFVDSDLFDPLSEDVDEATRVARAAQLAKQGTITWTPGGGGARGSGRLCWSDEMAMIFGQAPGTLHLTPESLVDLVHPADVEMLRRTVRTAWQQSRPDDVEFRVIHPGGSVRHVRCHLEILTTADEPSGIIATGADVTACELARQERQRLAVRRGMLCADLAVQDTVTGLPTRGYLIDEVDRARRTTGGAVVVVATEPATRLPDALTDDDRDELAAAIAHLLRETVGADVTCGPVGSGWWGVLLGRADGHPEAAETLATRLVDTFRRHLFSVRQRTLRLNTWAGLVHFGSGIADTGFDLLVDGEHAARDARRNAAPITVLDQPVAADDRTDRCRSRVRGAVSANRFALYAQPIVDLRLNQVTRHEILLRVRSDIGEPTAPWAFLDMAERVGEILAVDKWVIDHALALIGRGAQTSHYQINVSGKSLADPGLLHYVNEAIRRHRVKPECLTFEITETALIENRNEALAFATGIRQAGCHLALDDFGTGYGALAHLRYLPVDLVKIDGMFVVNLCRSPADQAVVSKLVELCHTLGIHVAAEYVQDEETLELLRSWGVDFAQGYGTGRPEPIAVNPKQQVQTIELELRLPPEQIAMG, from the coding sequence GTGGATCTCGATGACATTCTGGCGCTGGCCGAGACGGGCCGGCCGAGTCCTCTCGAACTCGCCCGCGCCCGCCGCGTGGCGCGGGCAGCGCAGGGGCACTACGACTCCGCCGTCGCCGACGGCTACCGGATATTCGTCGACAGCGATCTGTTCGACCCGTTGAGCGAAGATGTCGACGAGGCGACCAGGGTCGCCCGTGCCGCCCAGTTGGCGAAGCAGGGCACGATCACCTGGACGCCCGGCGGGGGCGGCGCCCGAGGATCCGGACGCCTCTGCTGGTCGGACGAGATGGCGATGATCTTCGGACAGGCGCCTGGAACCCTCCACCTCACCCCCGAGAGCCTGGTCGATCTCGTTCATCCCGCAGACGTGGAGATGCTGCGCCGGACCGTCCGGACGGCATGGCAGCAGAGCAGGCCCGACGACGTCGAGTTCCGGGTGATCCATCCGGGTGGCAGCGTCCGTCACGTACGCTGCCACCTCGAAATCCTGACCACCGCCGACGAGCCGTCGGGGATCATCGCCACCGGAGCGGACGTCACCGCGTGTGAGCTGGCCCGACAGGAGCGCCAGCGGCTCGCCGTTCGACGTGGGATGCTCTGTGCCGATCTGGCCGTGCAGGACACCGTGACCGGACTGCCGACGCGTGGCTACCTCATCGACGAGGTGGACCGGGCACGCCGGACCACCGGCGGGGCGGTCGTCGTCGTGGCGACCGAACCGGCCACCCGGCTACCCGACGCCCTCACCGATGACGACCGCGACGAGTTGGCAGCCGCGATCGCCCACCTCCTACGCGAGACCGTCGGTGCCGACGTGACCTGCGGTCCGGTCGGCTCCGGCTGGTGGGGGGTGCTGCTCGGTCGCGCCGACGGGCACCCGGAGGCTGCCGAGACCCTGGCGACCCGACTCGTCGACACGTTCCGACGCCACCTGTTCAGCGTCCGTCAGCGGACCCTGCGCCTCAACACCTGGGCGGGTCTGGTGCACTTCGGCAGCGGTATCGCCGACACCGGGTTCGACCTCCTCGTCGACGGTGAGCATGCGGCCCGGGACGCGCGCCGCAACGCCGCCCCGATCACGGTTCTCGACCAACCGGTTGCCGCCGACGACCGGACCGACCGGTGCCGTTCCCGGGTACGAGGTGCGGTGTCGGCCAACAGGTTCGCCCTTTACGCCCAGCCCATCGTCGACCTTCGCCTCAACCAGGTCACCCGGCACGAGATCCTTCTCCGGGTGCGCAGCGACATCGGCGAACCGACCGCGCCCTGGGCCTTCCTCGACATGGCCGAACGCGTCGGTGAGATCCTCGCCGTGGACAAGTGGGTCATCGACCACGCCCTGGCACTCATCGGTCGGGGTGCGCAGACCTCCCACTACCAGATCAACGTCTCCGGCAAGTCGCTCGCCGACCCGGGCCTGCTCCACTACGTGAACGAGGCGATCCGTCGCCACCGGGTCAAGCCGGAGTGCCTGACCTTCGAGATCACCGAGACCGCTCTCATCGAGAATCGCAACGAAGCCCTGGCCTTCGCCACCGGGATCAGGCAGGCCGGCTGCCATTTGGCGCTCGACGACTTCGGCACGGGATACGGCGCCCTCGCCCATTTGCGATATCTTCCGGTGGACTTGGTGAAGATCGATGGAATGTTCGTCGTCAACCTCTGCCGGTCACCGGCCGACCAGGCGGTCGTGTCGAAACTGGTGGAGCTGTGTCACACCCTCGGTATCCATGTGGCCGCCGAGTACGTGCAGGACGAGGAAACCCTCGAACTGCTGCGAAGCTGGGGGGTCGACTTCGCCCAGGGTTACGGAACCGGGCGGCCTGAGCCGATAGCGGTGAACCCGAAGCAACAGGTGCAGACGATCGAACTCGAGCTGCGGCTTCCGCCGGAGCAGATCGCCATGGGCTGA
- a CDS encoding RNA polymerase sigma factor translates to MIEIEGTAARTPEPVDKEAMRQADAARLKARHDQEFASFAEASYHTVERILRAECRDREAVEDALNEAYAHGRDQWHKIRIYTKPVGWVITTARNKIRKDRQRRQRETAVAPEDLPPAPDSDIADVWEARETLRNWLHQLPSRHAEVFQMSREGFSNLEIARILGLTENSVRTYKVAARRKLRELAEKAGYTNPEGRRRQGGSRGSR, encoded by the coding sequence ATGATCGAGATCGAGGGCACCGCTGCCCGGACGCCGGAACCGGTCGACAAGGAGGCGATGCGACAGGCGGACGCCGCGCGTCTCAAAGCCAGGCACGATCAGGAATTCGCCAGCTTCGCCGAGGCCTCCTACCACACGGTGGAACGAATTCTCCGGGCGGAGTGCCGGGACCGTGAGGCGGTCGAGGACGCGCTCAACGAGGCGTACGCGCACGGGCGCGACCAGTGGCACAAGATCCGTATCTACACCAAGCCGGTCGGCTGGGTGATCACCACGGCCCGGAACAAGATCCGCAAGGACCGCCAACGACGTCAGCGCGAAACCGCAGTCGCGCCGGAAGACCTGCCACCCGCGCCGGACTCCGACATCGCCGACGTGTGGGAGGCGCGGGAGACGTTACGGAACTGGTTGCACCAGCTTCCCTCGCGGCACGCCGAGGTGTTCCAGATGTCGCGCGAGGGGTTCTCCAATCTGGAGATCGCCCGCATCCTCGGCCTGACCGAGAACAGCGTCCGGACCTACAAGGTCGCCGCGAGGAGAAAGCTGCGTGAACTGGCCGAGAAGGCGGGTTACACGAATCCGGAAGGCAGACGGCGTCAGGGAGGAAGTCGTGGATCTCGATGA